AAGAAAAAGAAGGGTGTTCTAATTGTCCCCGTCACATGCAAATAGagaaaaagtaaaagtaaaataaaggTTTAGATTAACAGTTAAGAAAGTTGACGTTGATGCTAAGAAACAATATACTCACAAAAGTAAAAGGacattacataaaaaaaaaattaataattataatgtgagcaaaattatttaaatagtctaaaattaaacaaggattaaatttcttaataatattttagatgtgcatattttgtaatttttacaTCCAAATAAATTTGTGACTATTTGAGATATTGATGattatcacaaaaataaaaataaatttaaaaaataaataaataagtcagCCATTCAACAACATTGATATgccgattttttttttatgtatttttatttaaggttAGAAATTCACAATATACCTCACcaacactacaaaaaaaaattgtcaaatcGCAACATATAtgttcaacatttatttttttaaagcaAGTTATTAATAATCACAATCCACATTgcaataaaaatttgaaattttacaaatcttaaaactatattttcaaccaaaacGTTTTTTTTACGGAAAATATAATCGAGAAATATATATTGCAAAATATATCACTAGAAAtggaaaaatctaattttttttcctaaattTCTATTGATAACTAAACTAGTTATAAGGAAGCCacaatataatattgataatatcaCTAACATATATTCACGTCAATGTTTGCAAATTATTttgcaataaaatatatttgcattaactattataacaaatattatataaataagattggtattattataaattaaattctcAGTAACTGGAATAATATTGATAAggaaatttgtaatatatattgcattaacacaaataaataatttattcacaaCTAGTACTGCAACTATATTATAATGTATTACAATAaactattacaattttatataataattttgttaatatttttcgAAATATTCGTAATATAATAGCGTTAAGTTATTCattaattcttatatataatcTCGTCGCAACTATTTTTGCAATGGTATGATCTATTATTATTGGAAACTACATTGCATTAATGTTTATTGgttttgaaaatattgtttgacatatttgtaatataCCATCATTATGTTTtgcattaaacattatatatcatCTTTGCGCAAAGAGTTCTGTAATTGTATGATATCATATTATTGCAAATTAAATGGCaataatacttaataattttgaaaacatcTGTTTATAATCTATTAGTAATAGGTTTCGCATTAACAATTATAGATAATTTCTTAGCATTATAATGTGcattaaattatatgaatttgtacacaaaacttaatttttaaaatattaataaatattcaatgcAAAATTAGTTGCGAgtcttattaaattatttctccTCGATTTCAATTTCACAATTAATTCGGCCAACCAAATGTGTCTTTTTCACTCCAACACATCATCATTTCACTCTCTTCATCATTTCATTATATCTTCCCTATCTTCCCTATCTTTAACATATCTTCCATTAATTCAATatttcttatcatattatttctctctctatcaaactctttcttttttataggatcggcttaattaATAGAGACGGGgatctggcgattgatgaaggcttatgaaaaacggtttgaaaaaaaatattgttaaggatttgattcaatttatattctacgcaaacccttgtaaacactttaaacaaaatcaagtgcggaaatgtttacttaggtttgaagcttaagatgaaaaatgagaagatgatagaaaaaaacaacacaacagtttatttatggatgttcagagcaaattctcctacgtcaccccatcttccaaccaccgaaaggattcactaaaatatgatttgaatcaaatacaatttgcacacacttagctcactattgaatagaacacactctgttcaacttacaagatgaagaatatcactcaactaaaggatgctttgattctaactctctttTGATTAACAcatagtaaagcaagaaagcagctaacagtttCTGGATATCAAAATGATCAATCAAATTCTCTCTGTAATTCAGGCTTGTTCGCTCTCTTGGTTCTGgcagttcttccgttgtcctttagaatctttaaatatgagcaggtaccaacggtcgaatcttcataatgatacgtgacactcttccattggaacacctccattgtacacagcagactctgaatacaaggatcgtggccgtacacaataggtagtgcgccgaatattcttcaaagatttacctgcaaaacaagtagtgggaaggatattcgcatATGTGTCATTAGTTAATTAGTTGCATCaggctgtcgtactaatcttcacaagaaagtggagcaggagtaacgaacaactatagcacgtgggtaggcgggtgctagcttcaagcagcTGCTTAAgcaagacattagacgtatttcaattagacgacctcgtctaatgaaatcaaacgtccccgtctaatatcagaatccattagaccacctggtctaatgggattagacttacgtctacttacaatcacttcagtctaatctgaagaagttagactgcacgtttaactttcaccagttagactgcacgtctaactttctctttctattagactgcacgtctaactccacgagttagactacacgtctaattacgtttctacttcagactagtctgaaggagttagactacgcgtctagctttctctttctattagactacacgtctaattacgagtccattagactgcatatctaactccatgagttagactgcacgtctaattacgagtccataagactgcacgtctaactccatgagttagactgcatgtttaattacggattcattagactgcacgtctaactccatgagttagattgtacgtctaattacggattcattagactgcacgtctaattacgagaaTCTAaaaccaaatcggtctaatgatcctcattagatccaagtctaatgaaatttgttttcaatacacctgtattaaaaactattagacgcatatataatccattcatcatttcatcatcaaaattccaatagtcaaactatttcaacacgtggtcaaaataatttgacccaacaattccccctttttgatgattaGATTGAAACCTTTCATAGATAACAGTttaagcattcatcatataaatgtagggtaaaacttgttcatccatcaCACAAAACCACtttcaaaaaccaatattccaCAAACATAGTcaaagaaacatagtttaaatcttaataatgtaggagaaaggagattattgttcttaccttttcactcgaggatcgtTGGGGAATCGAGTTCCTTCATAGCACATCCCTTCACTAGTTAGCAGGTTTTGAAAAGGAGGAAGAGCACGACCACCACGACCTCTTCCACTAGATCTCCCACCATGATCACCGCCACTCGTGCGACGTCCTCGATCACTACCAGATTTTCCACCACGACCACCACTACTGCTTCGGCCTCtacgatcaccaccgcttcgacctcctcCTCTTTTGGTTGGCCTTGGATTTTTATCGTTGGTCGGAGCACGCTTAGATCTGGTACTGGTTGATAAATGTCAACTCTTTTACTGGGCTCACCTTGATTGATACGAGTCTTTTCTCTTTCAGCAATAGctttcacattttatttctcTTGAAACTTTCTTGCAATGGAGTCGACATACTACAACCTTTCACCATATGTTCTTCCCAAGCTTCCTTGAATTTCAACTAgctgattcttgtataattccaTTGATTCCATGACCTCACAAtgattatcaagattgatttgTCTTTCAAGACTCATCATTTCCGATTGACGACTGAAAAActgtttttcaaatttggagaaatttaaatttgaaacatgagtctcatacgtattcttcTTCAGTGTATTATCCAATTCTTTAAGTATTTTGACACATTCAGAAACTTTTTTTCTATCCTCTTTCTGGGTCTTCAAAATATTTACTACATGTGATCCCATAGCTATCACATTCGTCTGAAGAGAGGTAAGCAGAGATGTCATCGACTTCAGAAGCTTGGTACCATCTGTAGAGGTTCCTTCATTGGATGAATCATCTTGTGAT
This genomic interval from Impatiens glandulifera unplaced genomic scaffold, dImpGla2.1, whole genome shotgun sequence contains the following:
- the LOC124918508 gene encoding keratin, type I cytoskeletal 10-like, yielding MTSLRSWYSALSDDVAPWSLIGRSDQAKLKAISAFRSAEQLNKETVQENPSLEEEEEIIQELEQTLVNQEEVVVKELVQALVTQENEIFVETIQTTNEKEVVISPIVRTEEVQEKEVEGNLYDRFQRVEREMEKEERNKTENELEKGEPEKSLQIHTDANPIQNRASESQDDSSNEGTSTDGTKLLKSMTSLLTSLQTNVIAMGSHFFSRQSEMMSLERQINLDNHCEVMESMELYKNQLVEIQGSLGRTYGESTRSKRAPTNDKNPRPTKRGGGRSGGDRRGRSSSGGRGGKSGSDRGRRTSGGDHGGRSSGRGRGGRALPPFQNLLTSEGMCYEGTRFPNDPRVKR